A single region of the Chiroxiphia lanceolata isolate bChiLan1 chromosome 20, bChiLan1.pri, whole genome shotgun sequence genome encodes:
- the CCDC92B gene encoding coiled-coil domain containing 92B, translated as MTPSGRPAGPRRSPQAWTVNLVTMETVSLEHQIQSVQRHIAFLKKEQMELLHDLHLEILRLQKHCSELTHDLEMKELEARQQDVLDRELEEKCRAMEAQLQEKEKDNLELRKELQHKETLVAALRSSLRSKERRFLEELKRRSHRVTILDTELQKQTEAAAYLSLQLHATAQRLPGPRAGGRPPPEQPPAEGRPRRRGHRAPARRPPGDGGRPRDPVPEEHDAMPDPALFLYTSRPRAPQRLSPEPPEPPAQPRGPAGNARGQRPPRQPPQDPAARARSAKGEPGKRQGAGAHGAPRAQE; from the exons ATGACGCCCAGCGGgcgccccgccgggccccgccgctccccccaG GCCTGGACCGTGAATTTGGTTACGATGGAGACAGTGTCCCTGGAGCACCAGATCCAGAGCGTGCAGCGGCACATCGCTTTCCTAAAGAAGGAGCAGATGGAGCTGCTTCATGACCTGCACCTGGAGATCCTCCGCTTGCAGAAGCACTGCTCAG AGCTCACCCATGACCTGGAAATGAAAGAGCTGGAGGCTCGCCAGCAAG ATGTCCTGGAccgggagctggaggagaagtgCCGGGCGATGGAggcccagctgcaggagaaggagaaggacaacCTGGAGCTGCgcaaggagctgcagcacaaggaGACGCTGGTGGCTGCGCTGCGCTCCAGCCTCCGCAGCAAGGAGCGCCGGTTCCTGGAGGAGCTGAAGCGTCGGAGCCACCGCGTCACCATCCTCGACACGGAGCTGCAGAAGCAGACGGAGGCGGCCGCCTACCTCTCCTTGCAGCTGCACGCCACGGCCCAGCGCCTGCCGGGcccccgggcgggcgggcggccgcCCCCCGAGCAGCCCCCGGCCGAGGGGAGGCCCCGGCGCCGCGGCCACAGAGCGCCCGCCCGGCGCCCGCCCGGGGACGGCGGCCGGCCCAGGGACCCGGTGCCGGAGGAGCACGACGCCATGCCCGACCCGGCCCTCTTCCTCTACACGtcgcggccccgcgccccgcagCGCCTGTCCCcggagccccccgagccccccgcccAGCCCCGCGGCCCGGCCGGCAACGCCCGGGGGCAGAGGCCGCCCCGGCAGCCCCCGCAGGACCCGGCGGCCAGGGCCAGGTCGGCCAAGGGCGAGCCCGGAAAGAGGCAGGGGGCCGGTGCCCACGGTGCCCCCCGGGCCCAGGAATAG